In Hyphomicrobiales bacterium, the sequence CACGACGTCGAGAGCCTCGATTTCTCGCCGTACCCGGACGCCGACGAGATCTTCGGCCCGGACCCGAACGCCGAGGAGCGTGCCGCGCGCGCCGCCAACGGGCAGCAGGCGCCACTGCGCAACCGTCAGGCCGCCGCGCGCATCGACCCGGCCAATCCGGCAACCTGGGGCAAGGTGGCCCGCAACGCGTCCTGTCCTTGCGGCTCCGGCAAGAAATTCAAGCACTGCCACGGCCGTCTGGCCTGAACTCCAGGCCGGGTCGCCGTCCGGGCCGGAGGGTGCGGCAGGCCGCTGGCCGGGTCGCTTTCTCGCCATGCCGCCTCGCCCGCCGAGAAATGCTCCATGACGCCATTCGCCGTCGCCGGACAATAGCCCGGCAGAGGCCCTTGCAGCCGTTCCCGACATCGCAAATTCGCCACACTCAATTGCAGTTATGAGCCCCGGTGGATGGACCTCTGTCCACCATGGGGAAAACGACCAGCAACTGTACCGCGTGCGAGTGGTTGGGACCTCGCGAAGTGGTGCGAAATCCGCCCTTGCGGGCGAAGCGCGCATGGCTGCGCACTCTCGCACTAGGCTTTCCGCAACCGACACACTCGGCGATGCGCCCTGACCGGCGCGCGCCTTGCGTGACGCGCGTTTCCTGGTGGAGGCGGAAATGCAGGGTGTATATGTTGACCGCGAGGAAAATGCCGGCCACCTGCCGGGCACCGCGATCCACGCCCCATCGGCATCGGCCCGCACACGAACGTCGGGCATCAGCCGCGCGTTTTCGTTCCTGATGCTGTTTTTCGCTCCGGCATCGGTGGCTTCCGCCGCAAGCGCCGACCCCGCGGCCAGCCAGTCGACCTACGCCGCCCGCGTCGAGCAGGTGAACACCGGCACGGTCGGGGTGATCTCCGGCGGCATCGGCGGAACCTACGTCAGGATTGCGGCCGATCTCGCGGCCGTCCTCAATCCCGAGGGCGACATACGCGTGTTGCCCATCCTCGGACAGGGCTCCGTGCAGAACGTCACGGACCTCCTCTATCTCAAGGGGGTGGATGTGGCGATCGTGCAGTCGGACGTCCTCGCCCACATCGAGCGCGAGGCCATCCACGACAGCATCAAGGAGCGGATCCACTACGTCACGAAGCTCTACAACGAGGAACTCCATCTCCTTGCCGGCGCCGGCATAGAGCGCATCGAGGATCTCGCGGGGCAACCCGTGAATTTCGACGTCGCCGGCAGTGGCACCTACATGACCGCGACGACCGTCTTCAAGGCCCTCGGCATCGAGGTTCGACCGGTGTCGATGGACCAGGCGCTCGCCATCGAGAAAATCCGCGCGGGCGAGATCGCTGCCACCGTCTACGTCGCCGGCCGCCCGGCCTCCGTCATCGCCGACCTCGCCGACAAGAAGGAATTTCGCCTCCTCGACGTGCCCTACGTCGCCGCACTCCAGGACACTTATCTTCCCGTACGGCTATCAGCGGAAGACTATCCTGGCCTCGTACCTGCGGATTCGACGGTCTCGTCGATCGCTGTTGGTGCCGTGATGGCGGTCTACAACTGGTCGCCGAAGACCGATCGCCATCGCCGCGTCGTGGAGTTCATCGAATCTTTCCTCTCCCGCTTCGAGCGGTTCCTCGATGCTCCGCGCCATCCCAAGTGGCGCGAAGTGAGCCTCCACGCCACGCTTCCGGGCTGGACGAGATTTCAGCCTGTCCAGGATTGGCTCGACGCCAACAAGCCGGCCGATCCCGAAGCGCTCCAGGCGGCCTTCAACCAGTTCCTCGACGGCGAGCTTCAGCAGGGCAGCCACGCCACTTTGACCGCCGAGGCACGCCAGCAACTGTTCCAGCAATTCCTCGCCTGGCGGTCGGCCGCGCGCAGCCAGTAGCGAGACGGGCTTGGTTTGAATTGGAATGAAATCCACGACCGGCCGGAGAGGCCCGAGGGAGCGAGACGAGTGAGCTCCGGATCGCAGAGTAACCGAGGAACGAGTGCCATGACCGACGCTATTCGCCGCCAGACGCCAGCGTTCACCGATGCCGCCGCCAGCGGCAATTCGCCGGGCGCTCCGGGCGCCGGCGAGCATGGACCCCATAACCTCGGCCCTACTCTGCCCGGCATACGCCCGCGTGCCAGCGGCGCGGGCGCCCATATCGTCGCGCCGACCGGTACCACCCGTCCGCTGGCAGCGGCACAGCCCGGCGATCCGGCACCGGTTCCGAGCGCCCCGACCCGGCCGCGCGCGCCCACCATTGCGGGCGGTGCGACGCTTGCCCCGCGC encodes:
- a CDS encoding TAXI family TRAP transporter solute-binding subunit, encoding MLFFAPASVASAASADPAASQSTYAARVEQVNTGTVGVISGGIGGTYVRIAADLAAVLNPEGDIRVLPILGQGSVQNVTDLLYLKGVDVAIVQSDVLAHIEREAIHDSIKERIHYVTKLYNEELHLLAGAGIERIEDLAGQPVNFDVAGSGTYMTATTVFKALGIEVRPVSMDQALAIEKIRAGEIAATVYVAGRPASVIADLADKKEFRLLDVPYVAALQDTYLPVRLSAEDYPGLVPADSTVSSIAVGAVMAVYNWSPKTDRHRRVVEFIESFLSRFERFLDAPRHPKWREVSLHATLPGWTRFQPVQDWLDANKPADPEALQAAFNQFLDGELQQGSHATLTAEARQQLFQQFLAWRSAARSQ